One genomic region from Streptomyces venezuelae encodes:
- a CDS encoding tetratricopeptide repeat protein, whose translation MREPGREEQVSDTYYEFGTAGERWDRARFFFDAKEYATAVRILRGLVAEHPEQTAQRLLLARAYYHSAQLSRAETELRAVLDRDPVEHYARLMLGRTLERQGRTDEAAPHLRMAAAMAGETPS comes from the coding sequence ATCCGGGAACCCGGAAGGGAAGAGCAAGTGAGCGACACGTACTACGAGTTCGGAACGGCCGGGGAACGCTGGGACCGCGCGCGGTTCTTCTTCGACGCGAAGGAGTACGCGACCGCCGTCCGTATCCTGCGCGGCCTCGTCGCCGAGCACCCGGAGCAGACGGCCCAGCGGCTGCTCCTCGCGCGGGCCTACTACCACTCCGCGCAGCTCTCCCGGGCCGAGACCGAGCTGCGGGCCGTCCTGGACCGCGACCCGGTCGAGCACTACGCCCGGCTGATGCTCGGGCGCACCCTGGAGCGCCAGGGACGCACGGACGAGGCCGCGCCGCACCTGCGGATGGCCGCCGCGATGGCGGGCGAGACCCCCTCCTGA
- a CDS encoding F510_1955 family glycosylhydrolase: MKKYFSGPPAATVTAAALALSLALTLTACSQDPAADDSPGAGALSHIHGLGVRGDTLYVATHDGVHTPDSAGRPTLVGDRRDDFMGFTVTSSGAFLASGHSAPGSGGPADLGLIESTDSGRTWHEKSLGGEVDFHSLDTAPDSTVYGYDSANGLLRVSPDGVTWEDRAALRALDIAVSPAAPGTVLATTETGVARSTDGGRTFAPGTGQVLAYVSWGAPDSLFGVDRSGVLFRGTGTGTGNGVGAGAAPGAATGSGIRWDRVSTVPGGAPQALTVVDARRLLVATQDGVYESRDGGRTFERRVTVTGGEEGH; encoded by the coding sequence ATGAAGAAGTACTTCTCCGGGCCCCCGGCCGCGACCGTCACCGCCGCCGCGCTCGCCCTGTCCCTCGCTCTCACCCTGACCGCCTGCTCGCAGGACCCTGCCGCCGACGACTCCCCCGGCGCCGGCGCCCTGAGCCACATCCACGGACTCGGGGTGCGCGGCGACACCCTCTACGTCGCCACCCACGACGGCGTCCACACCCCGGACTCGGCCGGGCGCCCGACCCTGGTCGGCGACCGCAGGGACGACTTCATGGGCTTCACGGTCACCTCCTCGGGCGCCTTCCTCGCGAGCGGTCACTCCGCCCCCGGCTCCGGCGGGCCCGCCGACCTCGGCCTGATCGAGTCGACGGACTCCGGACGCACCTGGCACGAGAAGTCGCTCGGCGGCGAGGTGGACTTCCACTCCCTCGACACCGCGCCCGACTCCACGGTCTACGGATACGACAGCGCGAACGGGCTCCTGCGGGTCAGCCCCGACGGCGTCACGTGGGAGGACCGGGCCGCGCTGCGCGCCCTCGACATCGCCGTCTCCCCCGCCGCCCCCGGCACCGTCCTCGCCACCACCGAGACCGGTGTGGCCCGCAGCACGGACGGTGGCAGGACCTTCGCCCCCGGCACGGGTCAGGTTCTCGCGTACGTCTCCTGGGGTGCCCCCGACTCCCTCTTCGGCGTCGACCGGAGCGGGGTCCTCTTCCGCGGTACGGGTACGGGTACGGGGAATGGGGTTGGGGCTGGGGCAGCACCGGGTGCGGCGACGGGTTCCGGAATCCGCTGGGACCGGGTCTCGACCGTGCCGGGCGGGGCTCCGCAGGCGCTCACCGTCGTGGACGCCCGCCGGCTGCTCGTCGCCACCCAGGACGGGGTGTACGAGTCGCGCGACGGCGGGCGGACCTTCGAGCGGCGGGTCACGGTGACCGGAGGGGAGGAAGGCCACTGA
- a CDS encoding DUF6153 family protein: MRAGGAVAHLLLVVVLALGVFLMHAVGHPEGSGGTAETSAAAHHTAPETGAPVSDGGGSDARHDPGAGMDMTTLCVAVLGAWLLAGLVRAALARRPDWLAVVLARLVPALGPHAPPRRPPDLAQLSILRI; encoded by the coding sequence ATGCGAGCAGGAGGTGCCGTCGCGCACCTCCTGCTCGTCGTCGTGCTCGCGCTCGGGGTGTTCCTGATGCACGCGGTCGGCCACCCCGAGGGCTCGGGCGGTACGGCGGAGACCTCCGCCGCCGCCCACCACACCGCCCCGGAGACCGGCGCGCCGGTCTCCGACGGCGGCGGCTCCGACGCCCGTCACGACCCCGGTGCGGGGATGGACATGACCACGCTGTGCGTGGCCGTCCTCGGCGCCTGGCTCCTCGCCGGGCTCGTCCGGGCCGCCCTGGCCCGACGTCCCGACTGGCTCGCCGTCGTCCTCGCGCGGCTCGTCCCCGCCCTCGGGCCCCACGCGCCGCCGCGCAGACCTCCCGACCTCGCCCAGCTGTCGATCCTGCGGATCTAG
- a CDS encoding DUF305 domain-containing protein gives MRTFTRATAKKFALAGAVTATALLLAACGTEDGGMSGMDHGGKPTTASATPPATASAAAEAAAPGAFNDADVMFAQMMIPHHEQALEMAKLADGRAQDAQIKKLVAAIEQAQDPEIQKMKAWLKGWGKPESAAAGHGSGSGHGMAGMMSEQDMKDLAAVKGEAFDRKFAELMIAHHDGAVEMAEDEQKNGRNASAKKLADDVVRTQSTEIAELRKILDRL, from the coding sequence ATGCGCACCTTCACGCGTGCCACCGCCAAGAAGTTCGCCCTCGCCGGCGCCGTCACCGCCACCGCGCTCCTGCTCGCCGCCTGCGGCACGGAGGACGGCGGGATGAGCGGGATGGATCACGGAGGGAAGCCCACCACGGCCTCCGCCACGCCCCCTGCCACCGCGTCCGCCGCCGCCGAGGCCGCCGCCCCCGGGGCCTTCAACGACGCGGACGTCATGTTCGCCCAGATGATGATCCCCCACCACGAGCAGGCCCTGGAGATGGCGAAGCTCGCCGACGGCCGCGCCCAGGACGCCCAGATCAAGAAGCTCGTCGCCGCGATCGAGCAGGCGCAGGACCCCGAGATCCAGAAGATGAAGGCCTGGCTCAAGGGCTGGGGCAAGCCTGAGTCCGCCGCTGCCGGTCACGGTTCCGGCAGCGGTCACGGCATGGCCGGGATGATGTCCGAGCAGGACATGAAGGACCTGGCGGCCGTCAAGGGCGAGGCCTTCGACCGGAAGTTCGCCGAGCTGATGATCGCCCATCACGACGGTGCCGTCGAGATGGCGGAGGACGAGCAGAAGAACGGGCGGAACGCGTCGGCGAAGAAGCTCGCCGACGACGTCGTCCGGACCCAGTCCACCGAGATCGCCGAGCTGCGGAAGATCCTCGACCGGCTCTGA